The sequence GCCAAGCAGCTACCCTTCGCAGAGAGGCTGTTTAGCCCTCTGGATCCCGTTCTGCAGGCCGTTGGCCGGGCACGTGAAGACGAGTGGGAGCGCTCACTTCGCGATAGTGCAGGCCTTACTGACTTGAGCGATTATGACGCGCGGCCTGAGGATTCCGATCACGGTAAAGCCACGCTGTGGGATGAGTTTCTGGATCGAGCCAAGCGGCTTGGGCCTGGCGAGCGGGCATATGCCCGAGAGGTAAAAGTTGAAGGCGACCTTGGCGCCTTTTATGTCGAGGGGCGCATTGACTTCGTCGTTGTGCTATGGCGCGGAGACCAACCTTACCTTCGGTTGGTTGAGTGTAAAGCCACCCGCCGTGATCGCACCTATCACAGGGTTCAGCTTGGGGTCTACAGGCTGCTTGTGGAGCGGTATTTGGAGAAGCGAGCTTTAGTGATAGCAGAAGCCCCGGTGAAGCCCGAACACGTTGAATGTGTCGTGGCTCGGATTGACGAGAGTACAAATGGAAACCAGGCCATTCTTGAGCTACCACCTCTTGACCTGAGCCCCATTCTCGAGGATATACGTCACCTGCTGGCCGAGGATGGTAGCCTGATTCGAATCTTGGAAACCGATCTCGACGACCTTCCCTACCGGCTAGAACCCAAGTGCGATGGTTGTGTGTTCAATGTCCACTGTTTCCCGGAGAGCGCTCGCTTGCACCGCTTGGAGCTTTTGGGCCTCAGCCCTTCTCACGTGAGGGTGCTCCGCTCCGCAGGGGTAAAAAGCATAGATAGCCTAAAAAACCTTGATCCGGAAGGCCCTGAGGCTACCCAGATCCTCCAGACGCCTGGCTTTAACGAGAGCCTGAGCATACTGGTAGCCAAAGCTAGAGTGAGATCCAGCACACTGCCGCATGGGGGTATTAACCCTGATACCTACCAGGTAGAACCACTGCCTATTCCCTGGCAAAGCCAGCTGCCAGAGCACCTTATCGAAGGGCGGCGGCTAGTGAGGGTCTACCTTGTTGTGGACTATGACTATACAGAAAACCGCATTGGTGCGCTTTCTGCTCATGTTACTCGCAGTGATTGGCCTCTGCATACTGGATTCCGGAGGATGGATGACCGATGGGAGCCAAACCCTGAGCTTAAGGAGCGCCTTAAGGAGGATGGCACAGAGCAGCTCCGTGATGTCCAGGGTGAGGACGTCATCCGTATAAAAACCTCCAAGTGGAGTGGTTTTTTAGATCAGGATCGTGTCGCGGAGCGTGAGTTGATACAAGACTTCTTCTCTCAGCTTGCAGAAGCCATTGCTAAGGTAGCTGGGGAGGAGAGGGCGCCAATTCACTTTTACGTGTGGTCACGGTCAGAGATGGCACAACTGGTCGAAGGCTGCTCAAGGGCAGGATCCGACCTCCTTAGCAGTCTTCAGCACTTGCTTGGGTGCCGCGAGAGCCTTGAGCAGCTCATATTTTCCTGCCTGCAAGAGGAGGCTGATAACCGCTTTGGTCTCGGCTGGACCAGCAGGGGGCTTGCTGTAGTTACATCGCTTAGGTGGTTTGGGGAGGTTTACCACTGGCGTCGCCAGGTTGGGTCACGGGTGCTGGACCTCGACCGGGAGATGACCCAGGATATCTTTGATTTCAAGACCGACCTTTGGCTCAGGCCTGACGGCTCCTGGGCCAGCGAACATGAGGAAGGGGCCAAAAAGCACAAGTTTGAGATACGCAGCCGGTTCTTTGATAGCCTCCCTGCCCCATACTGGCACGCCTACTGGAGAGAGCTAAGCAAATTAGTCTCAGATGGAGCCTCGCCACGGTTGAAGGGAGCCGTTGCCTGCTACAACAACGCAGCTAAGCCTTTGGTCCTTCGGGAGTATCTGCGCGCGCGCACACATGCGCTGCGGTGGCTTGAGGAGCGTATTCGCTTCAAGAACCTAGATATCGTTAAGCCAGCGCTTGTAATCGCCGACCTTCCAGACTTTAGGCTTGGCATTAATAGCGTTGCACAAGCCGCGGTGGACTTCCTCCGGCTCGAGCAGCATGTCAAGGTTGCTGAGTGGGTGGCTGCTCATCTAGCCCCGCCCGCCTACCGAGTACCCACGGGGCGAACAATACCCTTGAGAGATGTTCGTGTGGATGATGAGGGGCTCGTCCAGGCAACCATCGACGTGTCAGGCTACAGCATTACGCTTGAGGATCTCGAGGCTCGTGCTACTTTCCAAGAAGGGGATTTCGTTAGGGTGACCCCATACAGCGGCGATCCACAGGTTCCTCAAACCGTGAAGCAGCTCTTCAGAGCGGGCATCACATGTGTTGTGGAAAGGCTGGACTGGGCGAATGCAGAGGTCACCCTTAAAGCCATACCGTGCAATAAGCATAATGACCGGTACAGGCTGTTTAGTCGGTCACTAGACCCCAGCAGCGAGGTCTGCGAGCACGCAACCCTCGATGAAAGCCCATCGGATTACGTGGCCGTGCGTGTGGATGAACGGCTGATGGGAGATCACGGGGCTCATATCTACCGATGGTTCAACCCACACACCCCAGAAATTCCGCGCATGGATCAGCTGTCGGAGGAAGAGAAGGCGCTTTACCGGCAAATGGCTGAGGGCATCAAGTTCAGCGACGGCACCTCTCTTACCCCAGATCAGATCGACGCGGTGCTCGAGGGGTTAGAAACGCGGGTTCAGCTGCTCCAGGGCCCTCCAGGCACCGGAAAGACCCAGGTGACGGCTGTAGCTGTGCTTCTCCGCACGTTAGCCCATCTCAGCGTAGGAAATGTCGCCTTGGTTTCCGCACACACCCATACGGCGGTGGATAACCTCCTGGAGCGCATAGCCGTGCTGTTGCCCGCTGTGGCTCAGGCTGCTGCCAGTGTCAGCCTATCCTTGCCTAAGATAACTCTGATCAAGGTGCACTCGAGCCCGGAGCAAATGTCCAAGAAACCTCTGGAGGTAGCCGAGGAGGTGCTCAGCCGGGCTCCAGGGCTCGAGGTTAGAAACGAGGTTGCGGAAAGCTGTGCCAGTGCCGTCAAAGGCGCGATTGATGGCTCGGTGGTGATTATTGGCGGCACCACCGGTACGCTCCTCAAGATGGCGAAATACCTAAACTCAAGAAAACCATTTTCCGACCGACCCCAACGCTTTCAAGCGGATCTCCTGGTTGTAGATGAGGCCAGTATGATGGTTTTTCCACATTACCTTGCTTTGGCTAGCTTGGTGGCTGAATCGGGGCAGATCATGTTGGCAGGGGACCATCGACAGCTCGCCCCTATACTGACCCATGACTGGGAGGAGGAAGACCGCCCCCCCACAGTCCTCTATCAGCCTTTCGTAAGCGCCTACGATGCTGTTCAGAACATCTGCTCTCTTGGCTTTGTGCCTCTAGAGTCTGCACGGAGATCGGCTCTCAAGTACACCTTCCGGTTGCCTGAGGTGATTCGATCGCTAATCGCCCGGCTCTACCTTCGGGACAACATTGATCTTCAAGGTCCTCCCCAGCCCCCTGAGGCTGCGATGACCCCCGCCTCCAACCCCTGGGAGACTGTTTGGCAAGCCCGAACGGGGCTGTTTCTTGTGGTGCATGATGAGAGGGAGTCCCATCAGCACAACCCCCTCGAGGCAGAAATCGTTGAGCAGATTCTGGCCGCTGGGGGATCGTTGCCAGAGAGGTCTGTGGCAGTTATCACACCCCACCGCTCCCAACGAACCTTACTGAGAACCCGGCTTCAGCCTTATCAACCCGCGGTGGACATCATTGACACTGTTGAGCGATTGCAGGGGGGGGAGCGCCCGAACGTGCTCTTCTCAGCAACGGTTAGCGATCCTGCGGCCATTACTGCTAATGTGGAGTTCATACTCGACCTGAATCGCTCCAATGTAGCTTTCTCCAGAGCTCAGCGGAGACTGGTTGTAGTGTGCTCGGAGGCCCTGCTGAACCACGTGCCCCCTGAGATGGAGCATTATGAATCGGCAATGCTGTGGAAATCGCTGCGCTCCTTATGCACTGTCGAGATAGCTACAGCCACATTGAATGGCCACACGATAAGGGTTCTCCGGCCTGATCAGAGCGGGATTCAAGCCATGACCGATCGGAGCTGACTCCCGGAGATTGGCTGTATTCCTTGACCAAAAGGAGAAAAAGACTCGATGGGTATAGAGCTTACTGAAGAGCTGAGATCTAAGGCAAGGAAAGCCCTTGAGGATGCTTTGAGCATGGCTATGAGTGGGCAGAGCCCACACTCTCCCATCTG is a genomic window of Calidithermus timidus DSM 17022 containing:
- a CDS encoding bifunctional RecB family nuclease/DEAD/DEAH box helicase, which codes for MKPIADLDRDSIKRLRATELGEFVRFNSCERRFKLEFGNRALAKQLPFAERLFSPLDPVLQAVGRAREDEWERSLRDSAGLTDLSDYDARPEDSDHGKATLWDEFLDRAKRLGPGERAYAREVKVEGDLGAFYVEGRIDFVVVLWRGDQPYLRLVECKATRRDRTYHRVQLGVYRLLVERYLEKRALVIAEAPVKPEHVECVVARIDESTNGNQAILELPPLDLSPILEDIRHLLAEDGSLIRILETDLDDLPYRLEPKCDGCVFNVHCFPESARLHRLELLGLSPSHVRVLRSAGVKSIDSLKNLDPEGPEATQILQTPGFNESLSILVAKARVRSSTLPHGGINPDTYQVEPLPIPWQSQLPEHLIEGRRLVRVYLVVDYDYTENRIGALSAHVTRSDWPLHTGFRRMDDRWEPNPELKERLKEDGTEQLRDVQGEDVIRIKTSKWSGFLDQDRVAERELIQDFFSQLAEAIAKVAGEERAPIHFYVWSRSEMAQLVEGCSRAGSDLLSSLQHLLGCRESLEQLIFSCLQEEADNRFGLGWTSRGLAVVTSLRWFGEVYHWRRQVGSRVLDLDREMTQDIFDFKTDLWLRPDGSWASEHEEGAKKHKFEIRSRFFDSLPAPYWHAYWRELSKLVSDGASPRLKGAVACYNNAAKPLVLREYLRARTHALRWLEERIRFKNLDIVKPALVIADLPDFRLGINSVAQAAVDFLRLEQHVKVAEWVAAHLAPPAYRVPTGRTIPLRDVRVDDEGLVQATIDVSGYSITLEDLEARATFQEGDFVRVTPYSGDPQVPQTVKQLFRAGITCVVERLDWANAEVTLKAIPCNKHNDRYRLFSRSLDPSSEVCEHATLDESPSDYVAVRVDERLMGDHGAHIYRWFNPHTPEIPRMDQLSEEEKALYRQMAEGIKFSDGTSLTPDQIDAVLEGLETRVQLLQGPPGTGKTQVTAVAVLLRTLAHLSVGNVALVSAHTHTAVDNLLERIAVLLPAVAQAAASVSLSLPKITLIKVHSSPEQMSKKPLEVAEEVLSRAPGLEVRNEVAESCASAVKGAIDGSVVIIGGTTGTLLKMAKYLNSRKPFSDRPQRFQADLLVVDEASMMVFPHYLALASLVAESGQIMLAGDHRQLAPILTHDWEEEDRPPTVLYQPFVSAYDAVQNICSLGFVPLESARRSALKYTFRLPEVIRSLIARLYLRDNIDLQGPPQPPEAAMTPASNPWETVWQARTGLFLVVHDERESHQHNPLEAEIVEQILAAGGSLPERSVAVITPHRSQRTLLRTRLQPYQPAVDIIDTVERLQGGERPNVLFSATVSDPAAITANVEFILDLNRSNVAFSRAQRRLVVVCSEALLNHVPPEMEHYESAMLWKSLRSLCTVEIATATLNGHTIRVLRPDQSGIQAMTDRS